In the genome of Zootoca vivipara chromosome 6, rZooViv1.1, whole genome shotgun sequence, the window gctgctgctgctgctgctgctgctgctgagatatCCCCTCCCCTTAGGGTTGCCAGCTGAGGAGTATCACCTGAGATTTCTCTGAGATTTCTGAGATTTCACCCAGACCCTGAAATTTCAGGTCCCAAACCTGACACCTAGGGGCTGCCTCTGGTGGTGTCAGGGGCACAGACCTTGGTATAGACATGAGGGTCCTAGAGACACAGATTAATTAGGAGAAGAGTGGAGGTAGTCCCCCAGAGTGTCTATGCTATAATTTGCATCCAGCTCCTGCTGGTCCAAAGTGTGCACACTCTATACGCAGTCTTCTgtgtacacacacccacacaccattggAACTTTCACCCATCTAGTGATTCAAGCCCTtcacctgccacctggagggtactaggcaaacctggagacttcagatCAGACTTAGAGGCCTGGCAACCCGACCTCCCGTGAGAAGGCCCCCAGGAATGTTGGGTTTGCTCAGCCTGGCTGGGAAGTACAGTACCTTGAGGGGCTGCAGGACGAAGAGGGCCTGGCCCATGGAGATGGCAGTGGAGATGAGCCAGCGTTCGGTGCTCTCCTTCCCATAGTGGAAGCCATAGAGCAAGGCGAAGAAGGTGGCCACTGCGCTGAGGGAGACCAGCAGGGCCCACCCCACCCAGGTGCCCCACCAGGGCAAGTGCCACCTTCGGCTGTGGAGGAGCAAGAGGAAGGCATGAGGAGGAGGCTCTGCAGGGTAGGCTTCCCTGCCTGCTCACGGAGCCTGTCTGAGCTACCTACATGGAGCGAGACTGGATGGGTCTTGCTAGCTCGAGACGCCTGGCCATCTCCTCCACGCGCTGCTGCAGAGCTGGAGGGTGCTTGGCTGTCGGGACTCCTAGCTCCAGCTCCCCCAGGAGACGGGAGATGTGCTGCAGCTTCAGGAGGAGGTAGCGGTTGCAGTAGGTCTGGTGCAGCGCATTAGGGCTGGGCGCCACACTAGAGATCTTGGGCTCCCTCCCTGCAAGCAGAAGCCACAGCGTCACCATCCTCTGGGGGTCTAGCAGGGCTGCTcaaggcagacaggcaggcaggcatggctGGGCTCTCACctgctgcctcctcttcctccccaggatcagggtggataaaacgAGCCAGCCACTGCAGAAGCTCCTCAAGGTCCATGTCGGGATGCAGCAGCTGTTGGCTCTGCTTGCTGGCTTTGCTCAGCGTCTCCACTGCCCCTCGCAGGCTCTAGGGAGGGAAAGACAAGCACGTGTAGAAGGGAGAGTGGCAGGCGACTGGGGCACAAATGCACCCAACAGGCTGAGGGTAAGGTGGGCAAAGCTGGGCCCAAGAAGATGTAGCAGGTGGGAGAAGTGCTGTGGGAGAGTTGTAGTTGAATCTAACAATGCATATTTTTGCGAGTTAGCatgtgaaggggttaagaccatagggTCACATTATTGATAGACAGACTGAGACCATAGAAATGTAATTGGTAGAGACGGTTCTGTGTTgaggtcatttcccctcctctcttgggCATGAAGAatcaaagtacagtcatacttcggtttaagtacgcttcggtttgagtactttcagtttaagtactccgtggacccgtctggaacggattaatacacttttcattactttcaatgggaaagttcgcttcaggttaagtacagacttccagaaccaactacactcatactttgggttaagtatgcttcaggttgagtactccacggacccgtctggaacggattaatctactttccattactttaaatgggaaagttcgcttcaggttaagtacacttcaggttaagtacagacttccggaaccaattgtgtacttaaaccgaggtaccactgtatttcctgttccttccctctctcttttctcttcagCCAGTGAAAGAGCAGACATATATCCTATCACTCCAGCATTGGCCACATGCCTCAAGCTGTTCATAAtgtaaatataagtattttgcctgcatttattttactgctgttgctgctgagaaCAACTGCATGACTATGAGTAAGTAAACATATTTTAAGCTTACTTCTCAATCTGTGTCTGGTTCTTTGTTAAGCGGCAACCAGCTTGCTTTGTGGCTGGACTTAATTTAATGAATGCTCCATAGCCTTTTCCTATGCTTCTATTTTTCTGCTGAGGATGAGACTGAACTCTGCTCAGCCCCGTGTTTTAAACGATAAGCTGACCTCTTTGTATGTTCAGCCCACAAATGTGGGCACCTGGAGGGATAAATTGTCATCaacatatcctctcctacctattAAAAGCCATCCCATAAGTGCTACAGAGAAAACTCTCTGGCAAGCCAGTGCTTGCTGTATCTGCAAATGCAAAAACGTCTCCCTGTGACCAAGTTCACTGGTGCAAGAAGGATCCTGGGGGATGTGGGGCTTGGGGGAGAGGTAGctgtggatggggtgggggttctTCCCCACTGCCAGCTCAACCTTGACCTTATTCCAAGGGGAGGCACAATGGGAAAAATGTCCTGGCCCTCATCATGGGTCCTGGAGAGTTCTTGTCCCTACCTCATGCACAGTGTCCAGGGTTGTTGGGCTGGCAGGGGCACTGGGCACAGCCATTGCCAGGCCGGGCCTTGCGTGGCTCCTGCGTGGTTCAGCGTGGCGGAAGATGAATACAAGGAGCAAGTTGACGGGGAAGGTAATCAGGGCACTCTCCACACTGATCATGATGTCCTTccaggagagggagaagcagctgCCTGTGTAGcaacaggggggtggggagtgcctGCAAGTGGACCTTCCAGCCACCACTCTTTGTGCCCTAGGGATGCTGGAAGGAGGCACCTGCACAATCAGAGGCAGGATACCTCCagattcagggggtgggggatcaAATGTAGGAGAGGagccttgcttgtgggcttcccaggaggcatctgggtggccgtTTTGTGAGAAGCATGACGCTACGCTAGATCCCACCCgcagttggcctgatccagctgcaccCAGGCTCTTGAACCTCCCTCCTGCCGGCCCAAAGGGTATGACTGTGTGTTTGTCCCTCCAGTTGTGGCAGGAGGGACTTTCCTCCACTGGCAGGAGTTGGAGCAGAGGAGTTGCACAGCCCCCTTTCCCATGCCAGTGGCCCTTGGGAGGTGTCCCATGTGGCACATCCCTTACCGACACGCAGGAGCTCTGGTGACTCGTGGGGCACCTCCCAGAACATGAGGCTGACAAGGGcggagcagaggaggaggcagaagcagcaggagaggCCCTGGACCCGCGTGACGGGCCGCCCATGGCCTGTCCGGGTCAGCAGCACTGTCAGCACTGTGTGCTCCTCCCGAAGACCGCTCAGGGTCCTTTGCCGGAAGATGGGCCTGCAGGGagagcagtgggtgggtgggtaggagcAGGACCCAAGGCCAGGCTATGGGAGAGCCAGAGGAGGAAGACAGCTAGAGTCTCTAGCTCTGCCTGGGAGGAGGCGGTTCGGGGACCCCTGCTAAGTTCATGCACAgtgggcaggtgggggctgaGGACACCCAAACAGACTCCCCCGTCTCTTGGTAAGCCTACCAGAATGCTGTTGGCTGGTGCTGTGGAGCTGCCAGGAAATGCTTGGCAGTGCTGTGTGGGGCCCCTGCTGCTGGGACGAGCCATGGCTGGCAAGAGAAATGGAACCTCCTATTTTGCTGCAGGTCTCGCACTGTGATGTGGGCGATATGCCTGAGGGAAGGGGATGGGTAGTGAGTGCCAGGCAGGAGGCTGGTGCTCCTAGTGCCCCACTTGGAAGAAAGTCCTGCCAGGCAGAGGCAAGAGGCTTCCCTGCTGGATGAGTGCCAGGTGTGCTGACCCCCCTCGCCCCGCCTCTTCTCGGATGCCTGAGGATGGGCACCCTGACACAATAACCACCTCTGAATAACCCattcagagagagggagaattatGGCATGTTCAGCAGAGGCAGCCTGGCACCCCAGAGCCAAGCCATGGGAGGTGGGCAGTGTCCTCATGCTGGCACAATGTCTCCAGGTGGGATGTCACCCTCCCACCCTACTTCTGGGCAGACTGACCAGGGCAGCTGTGGGGCGGAGTGGGGCTCCTGCCACAACCAAATGCTCTGGAGCTCTCCCAGTGGGTATGGCTCCCGTAGGAGGAAGAGGCTGGCATTCAGGGGCAGGCGCCGAGACTTGCTGACACCAGACGATCCCTGGAGGCAGATGCAGACCTGCTGGAGATGAAAGGGCTGGGTGAGCTCTAGGGCAAAGACCAggcaccccactccaccccctctATCACTCAGGGCAGGCCACTCACACAGGGGCTGCCTCCGGGGGCCTTCTGCTGCCCATGCAGGAAGATCTGGAGCAGGTAGCCATACTGGGCACAGGGATCATCATCGGACAggagggctggccctgcctgggagaggaagaggggtgtgAGGGGTGGTGTTTCTAAGGTCATGCTCTGCCACGGAGCAGCGCAGGAGAGCAGAGAGTGCTGAGGCCCCATACATACAGTTGTCCTTCCCACTTGGCCCCAGTGAAGACCAGAATAAGGGGGTCTCTTTTGCTGGTGAAGAGATGTGCAAACCTTAAATCCACATGGAACATTTCGTTAGACAGAACAGAGTTAGCTGCATCTCACTCAGCTGTATGTTTATAGAGAGCAAAATGCAGTCATAGCAAACAAGAAGccttccccccccaacccccagccagccacccccctttggggtggggggtgaggagatCAGAGTCCTTTTCTCTCCACATGGCGTGGGAGGGCAGCTGGAGACCCTCCAAGAGTTCAGTCTCCAAATGGTGGCTGTTGCTGCGTGGCCTGCCCTTCTGGGAGCATCACCACCTAAGAGCTGCCCAGGGCATGTCTTGTGCAGGAGCCTGTGAGTTTGTGCTGCTTGCTGCCAGCGCCCCCTTACCTCTGCCCCTCTCACCCTCCAGCAACTTACCTGGAGCAGGGGGCGTGTGTCCAACCAGCGGGCCCAGGCCACCCCCACCAAGTAGAGGGCATAGACGACTCCGAGGGCCATGACCAGGACTGGATTCTTGTGCACCTGGCCAAAGTACTCTGCTGTGCGCACCACGTCCAGCTGGACTGGCGCCACCCAGAAGCTGCTGCCAAAGAAGGAGAGGTGGGTGCAGAGGCAGTGGCCTTCCGCCAGGCTGCTGCTCTCTCCTACCTGCAAACAGGGTGGGGATTAAGGGCACTTCTGGGCAGCATATTTCTCACAAAACAGAGATTCAGATGCTTTAAATAAGGAAGCAGGCAGTCTGGTCTTGAAATGGGATAGAAGTGTTTTTAAGGACCAGAAGCGACTGTTCTGATTCTTCCCTGCCTCCGGCAGTAGGGGGCGCAAGGTACCCGGATTCCCTTTGTTTCTTGAACGCCAAGACTCACTTTGCAGCCTGCCTCTCGCCACTGGGCATCAGGCAGGTGCCGGGAGATGCACTGGATCCCATAGGTGCTGACATGTAAGGTGGCAGGACCCTGGCTGGCAGAGAGGTTCAGTGGCACCACCAGGAACTGAAGGGTTCCTCTCAGGTCACGAAGAACTTCCTCCTTCACTAGCCAAGTGTAGCCATCTGCAggagatgggggcgggggggcagcacAAAAGGGAAATCATTTTAGGAAGAGGTCCTCACACGCCCCAGGCTGGAAGTGGAAGCAGAAGCCAGCTTTTCTGTCCCCTTGCTGTACCCAGGCCGACGTTGGGCTCAATGGGCTCCCGGAGCTGCTCGCTCGGCTGCAGGAAGAGCTCTAGAGGCCCCACAGGGTCTAGGTGAGCATGGATCATCAGGGATCCCCCTGTCCACGTCACGTTCACAGTCAGAAGGAGGGCCTCCCCCGGAGAGAGGAAAGCAGCTGGCTCGGCAGGGGCTGTAGGCACAACCCGGGGCAGGAAAATCTGGGATGGGAAAAGAGAGCAGGATGTCACTGGGTGCTACTGCACCACCACAGTGAGAtgagcagctgcctcaggctctCACCCTGAGCAGAGGCAGCCTCACTGATGGAGGTGAACTGCagcaggagagagggaaggatgaTGACAGGAGACCAGACCCTGTAGGCTCTCCCAGGCTAAACAGCTGGCCTACCTGGTGGCTAATCCAGCTTATCTCCACATCATGAGATCCTGCCTTGAGAAAGGATCCTGGAGGACTGTCCTTGGCCTTTGGAGATGCTCACCAGCCCACCCCATTACAGGGAGGAAGGCTCCACTCCCCCAAAGTCTCTAGGCAGGACATACCTGGACAGGGGTGCTCAGGTTGCTAACGCTGATCTGGCTGCCCTCCGAAAGGAGGTTCAGTTCAGCTACAGCTCCTGTGACCCCTTGCCCAGAGCTCAGGGGAAAGGGGCTGCCCAGGAAGCTCACCAtctaaagagagagggagagaagaaaaaagggCAGCGCCACTGCTGAGG includes:
- the LOC118086787 gene encoding polycystin-1-like protein 2; the protein is MALRPQAAPGLALLLWALCRTAVTVTTPEAVPREHQGHCYQLAQERLAFEDAQAACGRWGGYLAQVPCEETGTWGALRRRRGQMRGSSGGWWVSKGPTKPVVAGAQPHLHGAHHQPPTCTFLSNLGLLQEATGPTCRQRHPFICEFGPVEGGECPSKVARSANSSRPWQKQKSQLDLTSMGRRPQRLMRRHLGDKQKYPETSAIWEALQDVVPRTWQQELLQRLTLPVNNGAWSASELEEEVGFLQAVSEDLLKRRPPASPHWHLLSLLAVHGTSRLLQVILGPCSPNVNIQHEALTGPLMQILHKLEQALQELGGSSDAITMETPLISIYTHRVNSSRLGNMAFSFPGKPWAARVILPEQSALGAVMPQDIPVDVQMVSFLGSPFPLSSGQGVTGAVAELNLLSEGSQISVSNLSTPVQIFLPRVVPTAPAEPAAFLSPGEALLLTVNVTWTGGSLMIHAHLDPVGPLELFLQPSEQLREPIEPNVGLDGYTWLVKEEVLRDLRGTLQFLVVPLNLSASQGPATLHVSTYGIQCISRHLPDAQWREAGCKVGESSSLAEGHCLCTHLSFFGSSFWVAPVQLDVVRTAEYFGQVHKNPVLVMALGVVYALYLVGVAWARWLDTRPLLQVRPALLSDDDPCAQYGYLLQIFLHGQQKAPGGSPCQVCICLQGSSGVSKSRRLPLNASLFLLREPYPLGELQSIWLWQEPHSAPQLPWSVCPEAASAEHAIILPLSEWVIQRWLLCQGAHPQASEKRRGEGGQHTWHSSSREASCLCLAGLSSKWGTRSTSLLPGTHYPSPSLRHIAHITVRDLQQNRRFHFSCQPWLVPAAGAPHSTAKHFLAAPQHQPTAFWPIFRQRTLSGLREEHTVLTVLLTRTGHGRPVTRVQGLSCCFCLLLCSALVSLMFWEVPHESPELLRVGSCFSLSWKDIMISVESALITFPVNLLLVFIFRHAEPRRSHARPGLAMAVPSAPASPTTLDTVHESLRGAVETLSKASKQSQQLLHPDMDLEELLQWLARFIHPDPGEEEEAAGREPKISSVAPSPNALHQTYCNRYLLLKLQHISRLLGELELGVPTAKHPPALQQRVEEMARRLEEAYPAEPPPHAFLLLLHSRRWHLPWWGTWVGWALLVSLSAVATFFALLYGFHYGKESTERWLISTAISMGQALFVLQPLKVISFAIFCALILKKAEDEDEADLDLEDRLCSLQ